Proteins encoded within one genomic window of Spirulina major PCC 6313:
- a CDS encoding Cof-type HAD-IIB family hydrolase has product MVASRSRPTASGQTPQATLGFEGCFWCDRMGIRLLILDIDGTIAGQSNAVSPGVCAALEAVMARGILVAIATGRMYCSAQRFRDQIRSREPIIAYNGAWIQHPETGDRLLHRPVPPERLAELLDLADHPDWVDKIDVHVYHDDRLYVREITLQTESYMARSGLPAHPVGDLRQLLDRPLTKLLMLCADTEAIATLLTQCQTAYPPDHLYITQSSPTFLEFTHPQASKGHAVTHLAQDHYGFDLQEVMAIGDNYNDLDMLQAVGLGIAMGDAPEAVKAAADWVAPSVEADGVAVAVQKFLLSPLQRERVG; this is encoded by the coding sequence ATGGTGGCTTCGCGATCGCGCCCCACAGCCAGCGGCCAAACACCGCAAGCCACGCTAGGATTTGAAGGGTGTTTTTGGTGCGATCGCATGGGCATTCGACTTTTGATTTTGGATATTGACGGCACGATCGCAGGTCAGAGTAATGCCGTGTCGCCGGGGGTTTGTGCGGCCCTAGAGGCGGTGATGGCGCGGGGGATCTTGGTGGCGATCGCCACCGGGCGAATGTATTGCTCGGCCCAACGGTTTCGCGACCAAATCCGCAGCCGTGAGCCGATCATTGCCTATAACGGTGCGTGGATTCAGCACCCCGAAACGGGCGATCGCCTCCTCCATCGTCCTGTCCCCCCGGAACGTCTCGCGGAACTGCTGGATCTCGCCGATCATCCCGATTGGGTCGATAAAATTGATGTCCATGTGTACCATGACGATCGCCTCTATGTGCGGGAGATTACGCTCCAAACCGAATCGTACATGGCGCGATCGGGCTTGCCGGCCCATCCCGTCGGGGATCTGCGGCAATTGTTGGATCGCCCGTTGACGAAATTGCTGATGCTCTGCGCGGATACGGAGGCGATCGCGACCCTGCTTACCCAGTGCCAAACCGCCTACCCCCCCGATCACCTCTACATCACCCAATCCTCCCCCACATTTTTAGAATTCACCCATCCCCAAGCCAGTAAAGGCCACGCCGTCACCCATCTCGCCCAAGATCACTACGGTTTTGATCTTCAAGAAGTCATGGCGATCGGGGATAATTACAACGACCTCGATATGCTCCAAGCGGTCGGCTTGGGAATTGCGATGGGGGATGCACCGGAGGCGGTGAAGGCGGCGGCCGATTGGGTCGCGCCGTCGGTGGAAGCCGACGGGGTGGCCGTGGCGGTACAAAAATTTCTTCTTAGCCCTCTCCAGCGGGAGAGGGTTGGGTGA
- the phoU gene encoding phosphate signaling complex protein PhoU produces MTLSASASTSPHATQLERALKQLSQEVLRMGTLVEQSCRLGHQAFFHHDFQAIADITAVEGQIDRYYRSIELECARLMTLQRPVAKDLRLLSAFMQLVRDLERIGDYAQDLTELAVKLFNYPPHACLGEIEQMSQQAQGMLAVSLIALADLNPGAGAELKAMDDTIDDAYDRLYRTLAESRDIQGVVEPILLMVLAIRHIERMADHATNIGQRVAYIVTGKRG; encoded by the coding sequence ATGACTTTATCAGCTTCCGCTTCCACTTCTCCCCATGCCACCCAACTTGAACGTGCTTTAAAACAGTTGAGTCAGGAGGTATTACGGATGGGAACCTTGGTCGAACAGTCCTGCCGCCTGGGTCATCAGGCCTTCTTTCACCACGATTTTCAGGCGATCGCAGATATCACCGCCGTTGAAGGCCAAATTGATCGCTACTATCGCAGTATTGAACTCGAATGTGCGCGACTGATGACCCTCCAACGCCCCGTTGCTAAGGATTTGCGGCTGCTCAGCGCCTTTATGCAGTTGGTGCGTGACCTTGAACGGATTGGGGACTACGCCCAGGATTTAACGGAATTAGCAGTCAAACTGTTTAACTATCCGCCCCATGCCTGTCTCGGTGAAATTGAGCAAATGTCGCAACAGGCCCAGGGAATGCTCGCGGTGAGTCTCATTGCCTTGGCGGATCTCAATCCGGGGGCAGGGGCGGAGTTAAAAGCCATGGATGACACCATTGATGATGCTTACGATCGCCTCTATCGCACCTTGGCAGAATCACGGGATATTCAAGGGGTTGTGGAGCCGATTTTGCTGATGGTGTTGGCGATTCGGCACATTGAACGCATGGCGGATCATGCCACGAATATCGGCCAGCGCGTGGCCTATATTGTGACGGGAAAACGGGGTTAA
- a CDS encoding sensor histidine kinase, with protein sequence MSLVLVFVLGLCTGLLINAWQQYRFAQQVEQLLQILPVALQDTSSLAPLYRLRRSLHRLLETQQTSQQQGQLWTKILEVAPIGYLRVDAINQLLWCNPIARQTLNIDRWQPGQVRLLLELVRSYELDQLIETTRATGQSQDQEWIYRSTTVAKEDWAVPTPYAIALRASTLLLPDNHVGVFLENRQSIQEALQARDRAFSDLTHELRTPLTSIQLVAETLLRRLDLPEKQWVEQMLRELKRLMDLIQSCLDLSRLTSHPDQLLHCRSVRVTTLILTAWQTLVPIAEQKKLRLCYHGSAELELEVDVERFIQVLLNILDNAIKHSPEGGEILVALNTPGPDSDLANWHTIDVIDSGPGFREDEIPFIFERLYRGDTSRQRLETHPQIKSPLTNSGSGLGLAIVQQIVIAHGGLVTAQNHPHTGGAWLQIQLPNIH encoded by the coding sequence ATGTCCCTTGTCCTTGTGTTTGTTTTGGGGTTATGTACAGGGTTGCTGATTAATGCGTGGCAACAGTACCGTTTTGCCCAACAGGTTGAACAACTGCTCCAAATTTTGCCCGTTGCGTTGCAAGATACGTCATCCCTCGCCCCGCTCTATCGACTGCGGCGATCGCTTCACCGCCTCCTCGAAACCCAACAAACCAGCCAACAACAAGGCCAACTTTGGACAAAAATCCTTGAAGTGGCCCCCATTGGTTACCTGCGCGTTGATGCGATTAACCAATTACTCTGGTGTAATCCCATCGCCCGTCAAACCCTGAACATTGACCGCTGGCAACCGGGACAGGTGCGCCTCCTGCTCGAACTTGTCCGCTCCTACGAACTGGATCAACTGATTGAAACCACCCGCGCCACGGGGCAATCTCAAGATCAAGAATGGATCTATCGCTCGACCACGGTGGCGAAGGAAGATTGGGCCGTTCCCACGCCCTATGCGATCGCCCTGCGGGCCTCCACTCTGCTCCTTCCCGATAACCATGTGGGGGTCTTCTTGGAAAATCGCCAATCGATTCAAGAGGCCTTGCAGGCCCGCGATCGCGCCTTCTCCGACCTCACCCACGAACTCCGCACCCCCCTCACCTCGATCCAACTCGTCGCCGAAACCCTCCTGCGCCGCCTTGACCTCCCCGAAAAACAATGGGTTGAACAAATGCTGCGCGAACTGAAACGCCTGATGGATCTGATCCAAAGTTGCCTTGACCTCAGCCGCCTCACCTCCCATCCCGATCAACTCCTGCACTGTCGCTCCGTCCGAGTCACCACCCTAATCTTGACCGCCTGGCAAACCCTCGTTCCCATCGCCGAACAAAAAAAACTTCGACTCTGCTACCACGGCTCAGCGGAACTCGAACTAGAAGTAGATGTCGAACGCTTCATCCAAGTGCTGCTGAATATTTTGGACAATGCCATTAAACATAGTCCCGAAGGTGGCGAAATTCTGGTTGCCTTAAATACCCCCGGCCCCGATAGTGATTTAGCAAATTGGCATACAATTGATGTTATTGATAGCGGCCCTGGCTTCCGCGAGGACGAAATTCCATTCATTTTTGAACGTCTGTATCGAGGCGACACCTCGCGCCAGCGTTTAGAGACCCACCCTCAGATCAAATCTCCCTTAACCAACTCCGGCAGCGGTCTCGGCCTTGCCATCGTTCAACAAATTGTGATCGCCCATGGTGGACTAGTCACCGCCCAAAATCATCCCCACACTGGGGGCGCATGGCTGCAAATTCAGTTACCAAACATTCACTAA
- a CDS encoding 7-carboxy-7-deazaguanine synthase QueE, which translates to MVTPSLTPHPAPPSYPIVELFHSIQGEGAWAGVSALFIRLGGCDVGCPWCDTKESWPQDHHPRQTVAALVTEAQAAAPAMVVITGGEPLMHDLAPLTTQLREAGLRVHLETSGAYPLRGVVDWVTLSPKRFKPPHGSIYPQAQELKVVVCDRTDLDWAETQAAQVPESTLCYLQPEWQTPTSQALIFDYVRHHPRWRMSLQTHKLLGVR; encoded by the coding sequence ATGGTCACTCCATCCCTAACCCCTCACCCCGCCCCGCCGAGCTATCCGATCGTGGAACTGTTCCACTCGATTCAAGGCGAAGGTGCGTGGGCGGGGGTGAGTGCGTTGTTTATCCGGTTGGGGGGGTGTGATGTGGGCTGCCCTTGGTGTGATACGAAAGAATCCTGGCCCCAGGATCATCATCCCCGGCAGACGGTGGCGGCGTTGGTGACTGAGGCGCAAGCGGCAGCACCGGCTATGGTGGTGATTACGGGGGGAGAACCCTTGATGCATGATCTAGCGCCATTAACCACGCAGTTACGAGAGGCGGGGCTGCGGGTGCATCTGGAAACGTCGGGGGCCTATCCGTTGCGGGGGGTGGTGGATTGGGTGACGCTGTCGCCGAAACGGTTTAAGCCGCCCCATGGGTCAATCTATCCCCAAGCTCAGGAGTTGAAGGTGGTGGTGTGCGATCGCACTGACCTCGATTGGGCCGAAACCCAAGCCGCCCAAGTGCCAGAGTCTACCCTCTGTTATCTGCAACCGGAATGGCAGACCCCCACGAGCCAGGCGTTGATTTTTGACTATGTGCGCCACCATCCCCGCTGGCGCATGAGCCTGCAAACCCACAAACTCTTAGGGGTGCGTTAA
- the queD gene encoding 6-carboxytetrahydropterin synthase QueD: MTETWTIYKEFRFEAAHRLPDHDGKCQRLHGHSWVGRVYVRGDRLTTHGPKAGMLMDFSEIKDYLTPLLETYLDHHYLNDTTGLANPTSECLAQWIYHHLETAGLPGLDGVEIRETCTSGCLYRCDRI; the protein is encoded by the coding sequence ATGACTGAAACGTGGACGATTTATAAAGAGTTCCGGTTTGAGGCGGCGCACCGCTTGCCAGACCACGATGGGAAATGTCAACGGCTCCACGGCCATAGCTGGGTGGGGCGGGTTTATGTGCGGGGCGATCGCCTCACGACCCACGGGCCAAAAGCGGGAATGTTAATGGATTTCAGCGAGATTAAGGACTATCTGACACCCCTGCTCGAAACCTATTTGGATCACCATTACCTCAACGACACCACCGGCCTCGCCAATCCCACCAGTGAATGCCTCGCTCAATGGATTTATCACCACCTTGAAACGGCAGGATTACCGGGTTTGGATGGGGTGGAAATTCGGGAAACCTGTACGTCGGGGTGTCTGTATCGGTGCGATCGCATCTAG
- a CDS encoding CAP domain-containing protein, which produces MVSFKIVSVLAIGAVLSAPLVSTGRDRPATPPPSSTPQIAQVTTAADFYRRHQDNPSAIPLPDCATTTSGLSRAEIQAILLEHNRSRMDADRHVPQGLPPLPAVAWNCDAAAVAQTWANQSKGTQGHSSNQWRQQQFSDRTSLRGNAAGLGENLGWAGGSNASIIQPVLSSVIAWDAERSDYNHSNGDCSGVCGHYTQMVWRESTAIGCGVHRGAVRFPGSSQTWPEGYFLACTYHNAGNINGDNPLIQHPDWYYQ; this is translated from the coding sequence ATGGTGTCTTTCAAAATCGTGTCAGTTCTTGCGATCGGTGCTGTGTTGAGTGCGCCACTGGTTTCCACTGGGCGCGATCGCCCCGCAACCCCGCCCCCGTCCTCCACACCCCAAATCGCGCAAGTGACCACCGCCGCCGACTTTTATCGCCGTCATCAAGACAATCCCAGCGCCATCCCCCTACCCGACTGCGCCACCACCACCTCCGGACTCAGCCGCGCCGAAATCCAAGCCATCCTCCTCGAACACAACCGCTCCCGGATGGATGCCGATCGCCACGTTCCCCAGGGTCTCCCCCCTTTACCCGCCGTCGCCTGGAACTGTGATGCTGCCGCCGTCGCTCAAACCTGGGCCAACCAAAGTAAGGGAACCCAAGGCCACAGCAGTAACCAATGGCGACAGCAACAATTCAGCGATCGCACCTCCCTCCGAGGCAATGCCGCCGGTTTAGGAGAAAATCTTGGCTGGGCAGGCGGTAGCAACGCCTCGATCATTCAGCCGGTACTCAGTAGCGTCATCGCCTGGGACGCTGAACGCAGCGACTACAACCACAGCAATGGCGACTGTAGCGGGGTCTGCGGCCACTATACGCAAATGGTCTGGCGCGAAAGTACCGCGATCGGCTGCGGCGTGCATCGCGGGGCGGTGCGCTTTCCGGGGAGTAGTCAAACCTGGCCAGAAGGATACTTCCTCGCCTGTACCTATCACAACGCCGGCAACATCAACGGCGACAACCCCCTGATTCAACATCCCGATTGGTACTATCAATAA
- a CDS encoding Rpn family recombination-promoting nuclease/putative transposase — MKTDSIFYRIFQCYPQSFFELLGCPSVSSQYQFTSIEVKQLAFRLDGIFLPSPTDPDAPFYITEVQFQPDDDLYYRIFAELGLYLRQYQPSHPWRILILYASRSVEREQPHQFQEFLDCGRVTRLYLDELDTSANSFGISLIQLVVASAQTAVDSARVLLQQARETLPPSPIQRDIIELIETIVVYKLPQASREEIATMLGLAEWKETRFYKETFAEGEQQGIQQGLQQGLQQGLQKAQRDFALRLQAIGYDTAAIAQILDLPIAGVEALLTSFAPRLQPPQGLEEEG, encoded by the coding sequence ATGAAAACCGATAGTATCTTCTATCGCATTTTTCAATGCTATCCCCAGAGTTTCTTCGAGTTGCTGGGCTGTCCAAGCGTCAGCAGTCAGTATCAGTTCACCTCCATTGAAGTGAAACAACTGGCCTTCCGCTTGGATGGGATTTTCTTGCCCTCACCGACTGACCCGGATGCACCGTTCTACATCACTGAAGTGCAATTTCAGCCGGATGACGACCTCTATTACCGCATTTTTGCGGAACTCGGTCTTTATCTCCGCCAATATCAACCCAGTCATCCTTGGCGAATTCTGATCCTCTACGCCAGTCGGAGTGTGGAACGAGAACAGCCCCATCAGTTTCAAGAATTTTTAGATTGTGGGCGGGTGACTCGCCTTTACCTCGACGAACTGGATACGTCTGCGAATAGCTTCGGGATCAGCCTCATTCAATTGGTCGTGGCATCGGCTCAAACAGCCGTGGATTCAGCGCGGGTGTTACTCCAACAGGCTCGTGAGACGCTGCCCCCAAGTCCTATCCAACGGGATATCATTGAACTAATTGAAACCATCGTGGTCTACAAATTACCCCAGGCCAGTCGGGAGGAAATTGCAACAATGCTCGGACTTGCAGAATGGAAAGAAACGCGCTTTTACAAGGAAACATTTGCCGAAGGAGAACAACAGGGAATTCAACAAGGACTTCAACAAGGACTTCAGCAGGGACTTCAAAAGGCTCAACGGGATTTTGCGTTGCGTTTGCAGGCGATTGGCTATGATACAGCGGCGATCGCCCAAATCCTCGATTTGCCTATCGCTGGGGTTGAGGCGTTGTTGACTTCGTTTGCACCTCGTCTTCAGCCCCCCCAAGGTTTAGAGGAGGAAGGCTAA
- a CDS encoding IS630 family transposase (programmed frameshift), with translation MVKKYVVRLSDEERQNLQEIVTTGKRAAALINHARILLKADCQQSPGWRDQDIKEALDISLRTIERVRKRFVEEGLEAALSPRPHPRRPRKLDGTTEAHLVALCCSEPPAGQGRWTLRLLAQQMVELDYVDDISHESVRPTAKKNELQPWRQSCWVIPPSQSAEFVWHMEAVLTVYQTDYTPNMPVICIDEASKQLVKETRLPIPAQPGQPERVDYEYERNGTANLFMVCEPMIGWRRVTVTERRTAVDYAHLLKTLVDIDYAQAQKIIVIQDNLNTHSPASLYKAFEPAEAQRILSRLEFCHTPKHGSWLNMAEIELSVLSRQCLSRRIPDQETLKREVDAWQDERNHQETWIDWRFTTADARLKLQHLYPSIDC, from the exons ATGGTCAAAAAATACGTTGTGCGCTTAAGCGACGAAGAACGACAAAACCTCCAGGAAATTGTCACCACGGGGAAACGAGCTGCGGCTCTGATCAATCATGCCCGAATTCTCCTCAAAGCCGATTGCCAGCAATCCCCCGGTTGGCGAGATCAGGATATAAAAGAAGCCCTTGATATTAGCCTTAGAACCATTGAGCGAGTGCGGAAACGATTTGTCGAAGAGGGGCTAGAGGCAGCCTTAAGCCCTCGTCCCCATCCCCGTCGCCCCCGAAAGTTGGATGGCACAACGGAGGCACACTTAGTGGCGTTGTGCTGTAGTGAACCGCCCGCAGGTCAGGGGCGATGGACGTTACGTTTATTAGCACAGCAGATGGTGGAGTTGGACTATGTCGATGACATCAGCCATGAAAGCGTGCGGC CAACTGCTAAAAAAAACGAACTCCAACCCTGGCGACAAAGCTGTTGGGTAATTCCACCGAGCCAAAGCGCAGAGTTTGTCTGGCATATGGAGGCAGTCTTGACGGTCTATCAGACGGATTACACCCCAAACATGCCTGTGATTTGCATTGATGAAGCGAGCAAACAGTTAGTCAAAGAAACCCGCCTACCCATTCCGGCTCAACCGGGGCAGCCCGAACGGGTGGATTATGAATATGAGCGCAACGGGACAGCCAACCTGTTTATGGTCTGTGAACCGATGATTGGGTGGCGGCGCGTGACGGTCACAGAGCGTCGCACCGCAGTAGATTATGCCCACTTGCTCAAAACGTTAGTGGATATCGATTACGCCCAAGCCCAAAAAATCATTGTCATTCAGGATAATCTCAATACTCATTCCCCGGCCTCACTCTACAAAGCCTTTGAACCGGCAGAAGCACAACGCATCTTGAGTCGATTGGAATTCTGCCATACCCCCAAACATGGCAGTTGGCTGAATATGGCCGAGATTGAACTGAGTGTTTTGAGTCGTCAGTGCTTAAGTCGCCGGATTCCTGATCAGGAGACACTCAAGCGTGAAGTGGATGCCTGGCAAGACGAGCGCAATCATCAGGAAACATGGATTGATTGGCGATTTACAACGGCTGATGCCAGGCTAAAATTACAACATCTCTATCCGTCAATTGATTGTTGA